One genomic window of Leptospira perdikensis includes the following:
- the pnp gene encoding polyribonucleotide nucleotidyltransferase, translating into MATEFTGSWGRDSITIETGKWAKQAHGSVVYKTGNLVLLATVCAADEPKEGQDFFPLTCEYTEKAYSVGRFPGGYFKREAKPAEHEVLLSRILDRPIRPMFPEGYFSEVQLLVQVLSADKQVSVQGHAINAASAALSVSSIPFAGPIAGARIGRIGGEFVLNPTNEEITKSDLDLVVAGTKDAIVMIEGEANEISKEDMMAALRFAQEQLKVAVAMQEELAKKNGTVKKEVVLKAPDKELHAKIREFAFDRLTAANKNADKAKRNDDIKAINKETVEHFKTLLAPEDKSKDIKHFLHELEYEVVRELVLGEGIRFDGRKTNEIRQISCEVDVLPGPHGSAVFTRGQTQSLGVVTLGTTSDNQRYETLEGSKEKNFMLHYNFPAFSVGEVRRNSGPGRREIGHGNLAERAIKKVLPSQTDFPYVIRIVSEILESNGSSSMASVCSGTLALMAGGVPISGPVSGIAMGLFSDEKGRFAVLSDIAGIEDHFGDMDFKLAGTKKGITAFQMDLKVNGLGLEVLQKAIEQAEVGRDHILGEMNKSISAVKGNLSNNAPRITLKQIPKDRIGELIGPGGKMIRAIIEQSGSEISVDDTGKVTIASPSEEAKDKAIAMIDGIFEEIEVGKIYDGVIKRIADFGAFVEILPGKEGLCHISKLDVKRVQSVRDIVSEGDKIQVKVISVDKMGKIDLSRKDVLLDN; encoded by the coding sequence ATGGCTACAGAGTTCACTGGTTCTTGGGGTAGAGACTCTATCACCATTGAGACCGGCAAGTGGGCAAAACAAGCGCACGGGTCGGTTGTATACAAAACCGGAAATTTGGTTCTCCTCGCCACAGTTTGTGCGGCTGACGAACCAAAAGAAGGACAAGATTTTTTCCCACTTACTTGCGAATACACAGAGAAAGCCTACTCGGTAGGTCGTTTTCCTGGTGGTTACTTCAAACGCGAAGCAAAACCAGCAGAACACGAAGTGTTACTTTCCAGAATTCTGGATCGTCCGATTCGCCCTATGTTCCCAGAAGGATACTTCTCTGAAGTACAACTTCTCGTTCAAGTTTTATCAGCAGACAAACAAGTATCTGTCCAAGGCCATGCGATTAACGCAGCTTCGGCGGCTCTTTCTGTTTCTTCCATTCCTTTCGCTGGCCCTATTGCTGGTGCTCGTATCGGTCGTATTGGTGGAGAATTTGTTCTGAACCCTACGAACGAAGAGATTACCAAATCTGATTTAGATTTGGTAGTTGCGGGAACCAAAGATGCTATCGTCATGATCGAAGGGGAAGCAAACGAAATCTCCAAAGAAGATATGATGGCGGCTTTACGTTTTGCACAAGAACAACTTAAAGTTGCTGTTGCAATGCAAGAAGAATTAGCTAAGAAAAACGGAACAGTAAAAAAGGAAGTAGTTTTAAAAGCTCCTGACAAAGAACTTCATGCAAAAATTCGTGAGTTCGCTTTTGACCGTTTGACTGCTGCTAACAAAAATGCAGACAAAGCAAAACGTAATGATGACATCAAAGCCATCAACAAAGAAACAGTAGAACATTTTAAAACTCTACTCGCTCCAGAAGACAAATCAAAAGATATCAAACATTTCCTACATGAATTAGAATATGAAGTGGTCCGCGAACTAGTGCTCGGCGAAGGAATTCGTTTTGACGGTCGTAAAACCAATGAAATTCGTCAAATTTCTTGCGAAGTGGATGTTCTTCCTGGACCTCATGGATCGGCAGTTTTCACTCGTGGACAAACCCAATCACTTGGTGTTGTGACTCTAGGAACTACTTCCGACAACCAAAGATACGAAACTTTGGAAGGTTCGAAAGAAAAGAACTTTATGTTGCACTACAATTTCCCTGCATTCTCTGTTGGGGAAGTGCGTCGTAACTCCGGCCCTGGAAGACGTGAAATTGGTCACGGAAACTTGGCGGAACGTGCGATTAAAAAGGTTCTTCCATCACAAACTGACTTTCCTTACGTGATTCGAATTGTATCTGAAATTTTAGAATCCAATGGATCTTCCTCTATGGCTTCCGTTTGTTCGGGAACCTTGGCTCTTATGGCCGGTGGAGTTCCGATTTCTGGTCCCGTTTCAGGAATTGCTATGGGTCTTTTCAGTGATGAAAAGGGTCGTTTTGCCGTTCTTTCTGACATTGCTGGAATCGAAGATCATTTTGGTGATATGGATTTCAAACTCGCAGGAACCAAAAAAGGGATCACTGCCTTCCAAATGGATCTTAAAGTCAACGGACTTGGTTTGGAAGTTTTACAAAAAGCCATTGAACAAGCAGAAGTGGGTCGTGACCACATCCTTGGCGAAATGAACAAATCCATTTCTGCTGTAAAAGGAAATTTGAGTAACAATGCACCACGCATCACTCTCAAACAAATTCCAAAAGATCGAATTGGGGAACTCATTGGTCCTGGTGGTAAAATGATCCGTGCGATCATCGAACAATCCGGTTCTGAAATTTCCGTAGATGATACTGGTAAGGTTACAATTGCTTCTCCAAGTGAAGAAGCGAAAGACAAAGCCATTGCTATGATCGATGGAATTTTTGAAGAAATCGAAGTAGGAAAAATCTACGACGGTGTGATCAAACGAATTGCTGACTTTGGTGCCTTTGTTGAAATTCTTCCAGGAAAAGAGGGCCTTTGCCACATCTCTAAACTAGATGTGAAACGAGTGCAATCGGTTCGTGATATTGTTTCTGAAGGGGACAAAATCCAAGTGAAGGTGATTTCCGTTGATAAAATGGGAAAAATCGACCTTTCCAGAAAGGATGTTCTTTTAGACAACTAA
- the rpsO gene encoding 30S ribosomal protein S15 — MITKEQKQQIIATFGSKPNDTGSAEVQIALLDSRIKDLTEHFKANKKDFHSRRGLIAMVNQRKSLLEYLKKSNVESYKKLIEKLGLRK; from the coding sequence ATGATCACAAAAGAACAAAAACAGCAGATCATTGCTACATTCGGTAGCAAACCAAACGACACAGGTTCTGCAGAAGTACAAATCGCTCTTCTCGACTCTCGAATCAAAGACCTTACTGAGCACTTCAAAGCGAACAAGAAGGACTTTCACTCTCGCCGCGGTCTAATCGCAATGGTGAACCAGAGAAAGAGTTTGTTGGAATACCTTAAAAAGTCCAACGTAGAAAGTTATAAAAAGCTGATTGAAAAACTCGGCCTTAGGAAGTAA
- the truB gene encoding tRNA pseudouridine(55) synthase TruB, with the protein MSKPYHSGYLFVYKPPGITSSDLVLKTKRILGQKSVGHTGTLDRFAEGLLILPCGDYTAFSQVFLGKDKSYFAEVVVGFKTDSGDPEGVVEVDDRENFLPRFVSEFPRERLLAELTQLTTLTSQKAPKISALKVGGKRQSDLVREGLVVEEKERPISIYKVEDVLQTEFGFSFRIHVSSGTYIRKIILDLSEKWGIPLSLGRLVRESIGEFHLNGVKTLDQISPKDLRNWKEVFPLPVRIVDAQEKKAVIHGGYIWDKLPTPVENGFYIVDADETTVLAWCDYEGKPEHIPYRYRKVFFDPSAKIMFSK; encoded by the coding sequence ATGTCTAAACCCTACCATTCTGGATATTTATTTGTCTACAAACCACCGGGAATCACAAGTTCCGATTTGGTTCTAAAAACCAAACGGATCTTAGGTCAAAAGTCAGTGGGACATACCGGAACTCTTGACCGGTTTGCGGAAGGCCTACTCATTTTGCCTTGTGGGGATTATACTGCTTTTTCCCAAGTGTTTCTCGGAAAAGATAAGTCTTACTTTGCGGAAGTGGTGGTCGGATTCAAAACCGATTCTGGGGATCCGGAAGGAGTGGTGGAAGTAGACGATAGGGAAAACTTCCTTCCCCGTTTTGTCTCCGAATTTCCAAGAGAACGATTGCTCGCGGAACTTACGCAACTCACAACACTGACTTCCCAAAAAGCACCGAAAATTTCGGCTCTGAAAGTCGGAGGGAAACGCCAGTCGGATCTAGTCCGAGAGGGACTCGTCGTAGAGGAAAAGGAAAGACCCATTTCGATCTACAAAGTAGAAGATGTTTTGCAGACAGAGTTTGGATTTTCGTTTCGGATCCATGTGAGTTCCGGAACATACATTCGCAAAATCATTTTAGACCTTTCTGAAAAATGGGGGATTCCTCTTTCTCTGGGACGGCTTGTGCGGGAATCCATTGGCGAATTCCATCTGAACGGAGTGAAAACCCTAGACCAAATTTCCCCCAAAGACTTGCGAAATTGGAAAGAAGTGTTCCCGCTTCCTGTCCGGATCGTAGACGCCCAAGAAAAAAAGGCCGTCATCCACGGGGGATACATTTGGGACAAACTCCCGACACCTGTAGAAAACGGGTTTTATATCGTGGACGCGGACGAAACCACCGTTCTTGCCTGGTGTGATTACGAAGGGAAACCGGAGCACATTCCCTACCGGTACAGAAAAGTATTTTTTGACCCTTCTGCAAAAATTATGTTTTCTAAATGA
- the rbfA gene encoding 30S ribosome-binding factor RbfA, translating into MNPIRMKKLESEIIRLISTAILEGKVKDPRVFLPSFHRIEISEDLQYAKVYFTALCNNNERKKLTQGLVSCAGFLSSLVGKNLHLHTNPRFTFVWDNNYIKSLEVNRLIDESKPKTLFEELHPEESETEEDSDDTDSDSPS; encoded by the coding sequence ATGAATCCCATTCGAATGAAAAAACTCGAATCGGAGATCATTCGCCTTATCTCCACTGCGATTTTGGAAGGTAAGGTAAAGGACCCCAGAGTCTTTTTACCGAGTTTCCATCGGATTGAGATCAGTGAAGACCTTCAATATGCGAAGGTCTATTTCACGGCTCTTTGTAATAACAATGAAAGAAAAAAACTCACACAAGGACTTGTTTCTTGTGCTGGTTTTCTTTCTTCTCTTGTAGGAAAAAATCTCCACCTTCATACCAACCCAAGATTTACATTTGTCTGGGACAATAACTACATCAAAAGTTTGGAAGTGAATCGTCTGATTGATGAATCCAAACCAAAAACTTTATTCGAAGAACTCCATCCTGAAGAATCCGAAACCGAAGAAGATAGTGACGATACGGATTCAGATTCTCCATCCTAA
- the infB gene encoding translation initiation factor IF-2 — translation MEEQKSIKETLQQGASGDKTKKKLVIKKKAAPADEKKESSASPQSAEAKSTSPASDKKKDLNELIREEAKRQGLGSGPQAPSQASPIVSRPERKPEPQPERERPPMDRKPESILSGDTSSPNYRSGGGQGGQQGGGNQGYFRKEDRNPIVSRPTSPRPQRPEGQGGGGYQGNRGPGQGGGYQGNRGPGQGGGGYQGNRGPGQGGGGYQGNRGPGQGGGGYQGNRGPGQGGGGYQGNRGPGQGGPGGYQGNRGARPIGQGGPGAGRPPGDAPFGAPGGLPGAGGPGGAKKKVFDKEKGGREENENTKFFKQSFRKQKAQAAALAAVPKEISILENIQVGEIAKKLNLKPGEVISKLMKMGMMVTINNVIDAETASILADDYGCKVKIVSLYDETVIEEEKDAPEDYITRPPVVTIMGHVDHGKTKLLDTIRSSRVAEGESGGITQHIGAYQVETNRGKIAFLDTPGHEAFTSMRARGASVTDIVVLVVAADDGVMPQTIEAINHAKEAEVPIIVAVNKIDLPAANPEKVRQELSNYGLQPEEWGGTTIFCEISAKNNIGIDKLLEMLLIQAELLDHKANPKRKAKGTIVEAKLDPGRGAVATVLIQNGTLRVGDAFVAGVHAGRVRAMYDDLGHSIREAGPSFPALVTGLDGVPDAGAPFDVVIDDKEARSISHSRQDYERLGQSKNAATRVTLDNMSEIIKQGALKELKVIIKADVRGSTEAVKEALEKLSTVDVRLNVIHAGTGAIVDSDIILASASNAIVIGFHTRANPKTVSLAEKEKVEIKYYSIIYDVVNEVKASMEGMLEPEKVENVIGKVEIRDVFKISKVGNIAGCMVKSGKVTKQAYVRVISSESGEITWEGKIKNLKRMKDDVADVLTGFECGILLDGFNDFVVGDEIEAYEIREIARKL, via the coding sequence ATGGAAGAGCAAAAATCGATTAAAGAAACCCTCCAGCAGGGAGCCAGTGGTGACAAAACCAAGAAAAAACTTGTCATCAAGAAAAAAGCGGCACCTGCAGATGAGAAAAAAGAATCCAGTGCGAGTCCACAAAGCGCAGAAGCGAAATCAACTTCTCCTGCTTCGGACAAAAAAAAGGATTTGAATGAACTCATTCGTGAGGAAGCCAAAAGACAGGGACTCGGTTCCGGTCCTCAAGCTCCTTCCCAAGCATCACCAATTGTGTCCCGGCCAGAAAGAAAACCGGAACCACAACCAGAACGAGAGAGACCTCCGATGGATCGTAAACCAGAATCCATCCTCTCTGGTGATACTTCTTCTCCTAACTACCGTTCTGGTGGTGGCCAAGGCGGCCAACAAGGGGGAGGAAACCAAGGTTATTTTAGAAAAGAAGATCGTAACCCGATCGTATCCCGCCCGACAAGTCCTCGTCCGCAAAGACCGGAAGGTCAAGGCGGCGGTGGATACCAAGGGAATCGTGGACCAGGCCAAGGTGGCGGTTACCAAGGGAATCGCGGACCAGGCCAAGGTGGCGGTGGATACCAAGGGAATCGCGGACCAGGCCAAGGTGGTGGCGGATACCAAGGGAATCGCGGACCAGGCCAAGGTGGTGGCGGATACCAAGGGAATCGTGGACCAGGCCAAGGTGGCGGTGGATACCAAGGGAATCGTGGACCAGGCCAAGGTGGTCCTGGTGGATATCAAGGAAACCGTGGTGCAAGACCCATTGGTCAAGGTGGCCCCGGTGCTGGAAGACCCCCTGGTGATGCTCCGTTTGGTGCTCCGGGTGGACTCCCTGGTGCGGGCGGACCTGGCGGTGCGAAAAAGAAAGTATTCGATAAAGAAAAAGGTGGAAGAGAAGAAAACGAGAACACTAAGTTCTTCAAACAATCTTTCCGCAAACAAAAAGCGCAGGCCGCAGCTCTTGCTGCTGTTCCTAAAGAAATCTCCATTTTGGAAAACATCCAAGTGGGAGAGATTGCTAAAAAACTGAATTTAAAACCTGGTGAAGTCATCAGTAAACTCATGAAAATGGGGATGATGGTTACCATTAACAATGTGATCGATGCCGAAACTGCATCCATCCTCGCTGATGATTACGGTTGTAAAGTGAAGATTGTTTCCCTTTACGATGAAACTGTGATCGAAGAAGAAAAGGATGCACCGGAAGACTATATCACTCGTCCTCCAGTTGTTACCATTATGGGTCACGTTGACCATGGTAAAACCAAACTTTTGGATACCATTCGTTCTTCACGAGTGGCAGAAGGAGAATCAGGTGGAATCACTCAGCACATTGGTGCCTACCAAGTAGAAACCAATCGTGGTAAAATTGCCTTCCTCGATACTCCTGGTCACGAAGCCTTTACTTCCATGAGAGCACGTGGTGCCTCGGTTACTGACATTGTTGTGCTTGTTGTTGCTGCTGACGATGGGGTCATGCCTCAAACGATTGAAGCCATCAACCACGCAAAAGAAGCAGAAGTACCGATCATCGTTGCAGTAAACAAAATTGATTTACCAGCAGCTAATCCAGAAAAGGTGAGACAAGAACTTTCTAACTACGGATTACAACCAGAAGAGTGGGGTGGAACTACCATCTTCTGTGAGATTTCTGCTAAAAATAATATTGGAATTGATAAACTTCTAGAGATGCTTCTCATCCAAGCAGAACTTCTGGATCACAAAGCCAATCCAAAACGAAAAGCAAAAGGAACCATTGTCGAAGCAAAACTCGATCCAGGTCGTGGTGCTGTGGCAACTGTTCTCATCCAAAACGGAACTCTTCGTGTAGGAGATGCTTTTGTTGCGGGAGTTCACGCAGGTCGTGTGCGAGCCATGTATGATGACCTTGGTCATTCCATCCGTGAAGCGGGTCCATCTTTCCCTGCCCTTGTGACAGGACTAGATGGAGTTCCAGATGCAGGAGCACCATTTGATGTGGTGATCGATGACAAAGAAGCACGTTCTATCTCTCATAGCCGTCAAGATTATGAAAGGCTTGGCCAATCGAAAAATGCGGCCACTCGTGTCACACTCGATAACATGAGTGAGATCATCAAACAAGGTGCTCTCAAAGAACTCAAAGTCATCATCAAAGCGGACGTTCGCGGATCTACAGAAGCGGTAAAAGAAGCATTAGAAAAACTTTCTACTGTGGATGTCCGTTTGAATGTAATCCATGCAGGAACGGGAGCCATCGTAGATTCCGATATCATTTTGGCATCGGCATCCAATGCAATCGTGATTGGTTTCCACACACGTGCGAATCCAAAAACGGTATCTCTCGCTGAGAAAGAAAAAGTAGAAATCAAATACTACAGCATCATCTACGATGTGGTTAACGAAGTGAAAGCTTCCATGGAAGGAATGCTTGAACCTGAAAAAGTAGAAAACGTAATCGGTAAGGTAGAAATCCGAGACGTATTCAAAATTTCTAAAGTTGGTAACATTGCAGGTTGTATGGTTAAATCTGGTAAGGTCACGAAACAAGCTTACGTTCGAGTGATCTCGAGCGAGTCTGGTGAAATCACTTGGGAAGGTAAGATCAAAAACCTCAAACGTATGAAAGACGATGTGGCAGATGTTCTCACTGGATTCGAGTGCGGTATCTTACTCGATGGTTTTAACGACTTTGTTGTGGGTGATGAAATCGAAGCATACGAGATTCGCGAGATTGCTCGTAAACTGTAA
- the nusA gene encoding transcription termination factor NusA: MATKQATKETGLFEAIQQFCQDKSLDRELVLGVIRDSLLAAYRKKVGLEAETDDRCQVDFGSDNKNEIIISVLRDVVEDKTTNPLEISLEEATKLEPTAQVGTQMRVFEKPQDLSRVLSSQAKQMVFQRLRDMEKELLYQEYKSKEGELTHGYFQRWKKDIMSIDLGKVEGIMLKKDQNPGEKYRQGDRLKAIISRVELRPREPMPVITLSRASGDFVKKLFEMEIPEVYDGIVEIRDVARIPSYRTKVVVTTSKSDVDPVGACVGMKGVRIQAIVRELGNERIDIVLHSDEPSVFIANAISPAKPVEVHVDRKRGDALVIVPDESLSLAIGINGSNVKLVSQLSGFKIDIKTVSQYNQELASPEAREKLDRLFNAQQEAMEESEDQYGESADEDEEDSGYTPLSEVPGLTPRIVGLLEAGGIKNVETLLEFSQEELSKISGIGKTTAEQILRLLRESIEWVEEG, encoded by the coding sequence ATGGCGACAAAACAAGCAACGAAAGAAACTGGGCTATTCGAAGCCATCCAACAATTCTGTCAGGATAAATCTCTTGATAGAGAACTCGTACTCGGTGTCATCCGAGACTCACTTCTCGCCGCCTATCGCAAAAAAGTCGGTTTGGAAGCAGAGACAGATGACCGTTGCCAAGTAGACTTCGGTTCCGACAACAAAAACGAAATCATCATCTCTGTCCTTCGTGACGTGGTAGAAGATAAAACAACAAACCCTTTAGAGATATCTCTGGAAGAGGCAACCAAATTGGAACCTACTGCACAAGTAGGAACCCAAATGCGTGTGTTTGAAAAACCTCAAGACTTATCTCGGGTTCTTTCTAGCCAAGCCAAACAAATGGTTTTCCAACGTCTTCGTGATATGGAAAAAGAATTACTCTACCAAGAGTATAAATCCAAAGAAGGCGAGCTCACACACGGATATTTCCAACGTTGGAAAAAAGACATCATGTCCATCGACCTCGGTAAGGTAGAAGGGATCATGTTGAAAAAAGACCAAAACCCTGGGGAAAAATACCGCCAAGGGGATCGTCTCAAAGCAATCATTTCCAGAGTGGAACTAAGACCTCGCGAACCAATGCCTGTCATCACACTTTCACGTGCATCTGGTGACTTTGTCAAAAAACTCTTCGAGATGGAAATTCCCGAAGTGTACGATGGCATTGTGGAAATCCGAGATGTAGCTCGCATTCCATCTTACAGAACTAAGGTGGTAGTTACCACTAGTAAGTCTGATGTAGATCCTGTGGGAGCTTGTGTGGGGATGAAAGGGGTTCGAATCCAAGCCATCGTTCGCGAACTTGGAAACGAAAGAATCGACATCGTCCTTCACTCAGATGAACCAAGTGTATTCATTGCCAATGCGATCTCTCCTGCAAAACCAGTAGAAGTGCATGTGGATAGAAAAAGAGGAGATGCTCTTGTCATCGTTCCAGATGAATCTCTTTCTCTTGCCATCGGAATCAACGGATCCAATGTAAAATTGGTATCTCAACTTTCTGGTTTCAAAATCGATATCAAAACTGTATCCCAATACAACCAAGAACTGGCTTCTCCGGAAGCTCGTGAAAAACTGGATCGACTCTTCAATGCCCAACAAGAGGCAATGGAAGAATCGGAAGACCAATATGGTGAAAGTGCAGACGAGGATGAAGAGGATTCCGGATACACTCCGTTATCCGAAGTTCCAGGACTCACTCCAAGGATCGTTGGTCTTCTCGAAGCCGGCGGGATCAAAAATGTGGAAACCCTTCTCGAGTTCAGCCAAGAGGAACTTTCGAAAATTTCCGGAATCGGGAAAACAACAGCAGAACAAATTTTGCGTCTGCTACGTGAATCTATCGAATGGGTAGAAGAGGGTTAA
- the rimP gene encoding ribosome maturation factor RimP — MESFGNGLVYTEENIRELILRVLAPPLALFSLQVQNRKNHALIEIELDHLADKTGSASLEDCETVSRRLKEELDLWGEEFDFTLQVSSAGAERVLRLPEDLSRFQGLLVKLEVPLEAGKWDKRLYRLGPVSGDSVELTLYDRKTRHKKNQKSVSMPIAEIRKGNLYLEI, encoded by the coding sequence TTGGAATCTTTTGGAAATGGTTTGGTATATACCGAGGAAAACATCAGAGAACTTATTTTACGTGTTCTCGCTCCACCTCTAGCGCTTTTTTCGCTCCAAGTACAGAATCGGAAAAACCACGCCCTCATTGAGATAGAACTGGATCATCTCGCAGACAAAACTGGCTCCGCTAGTTTAGAAGACTGTGAGACTGTGTCTAGGAGACTCAAAGAGGAGCTGGATTTATGGGGAGAGGAATTTGATTTCACTCTCCAAGTCTCCTCCGCGGGAGCAGAACGTGTTTTGCGTCTGCCGGAGGATTTAAGTCGTTTCCAAGGACTTTTAGTCAAACTAGAAGTGCCGCTGGAAGCAGGGAAATGGGACAAACGATTGTATCGTTTGGGACCGGTTTCGGGGGATTCAGTTGAGCTTACGCTTTACGATCGTAAAACTCGACACAAAAAGAACCAAAAATCGGTATCTATGCCCATCGCAGAAATACGAAAGGGAAATTTGTATTTAGAAATTTAA
- a CDS encoding LIC_12708 family protein: MRTLYLFLTLIFSVSCLRFRVENLKEEILFRIPLGQTNESFEGVVVNQVLTNVPLTIPNSSNISAMADNKQAVIKLFDRNGRLDATLGNPDFKSVSGIPHYPFRFGGIGIVAMNEDGDLIVQNRISSKGMELPQGQENLYKTYSGAFSTQGTTVLPSFLVQISQKGVVKFMLGASGKNSEPFRYIEFILPGEGEKLFVYHRIAEEMRLSYFEEGELKGNLKESGLDVFASNDAKEYDITLDKLLPHPEGEYVLGSFSYYSKKDKRFKFRRIFRFVFDSKSSEFLKEIQDPSEILFSIRNNGEFYIWETEDGGNAARLQVHDKEGNHINNKRIPFSSPRGQWRETYTDAFDNIYSVRIRAGALEVYRWI; encoded by the coding sequence ATGCGAACCCTTTATCTTTTCCTCACCCTCATCTTTTCCGTATCCTGCCTTCGTTTCCGAGTGGAAAACTTAAAAGAAGAAATCCTATTCCGCATCCCACTGGGACAAACAAATGAAAGTTTTGAGGGTGTTGTGGTGAACCAAGTACTCACCAACGTTCCATTGACCATCCCCAACTCCTCCAATATTAGCGCAATGGCGGATAATAAACAAGCCGTAATCAAACTTTTTGACAGAAATGGAAGGCTTGATGCCACTCTTGGGAACCCTGATTTCAAATCGGTTTCCGGAATTCCTCATTACCCATTTCGATTTGGTGGGATTGGAATCGTGGCCATGAACGAAGATGGAGACCTAATTGTACAAAATAGGATTTCATCTAAGGGAATGGAACTTCCCCAAGGCCAAGAAAACCTATACAAAACGTACAGTGGTGCGTTTTCGACTCAAGGAACGACGGTGCTTCCTTCTTTTCTTGTACAAATTTCACAAAAAGGTGTCGTGAAATTTATGTTAGGGGCTTCTGGAAAAAACTCAGAACCCTTTCGTTACATTGAATTCATTTTACCCGGCGAAGGCGAAAAATTATTTGTCTACCACCGCATTGCAGAAGAAATGCGACTTTCTTATTTTGAGGAAGGAGAACTCAAAGGAAACTTAAAAGAATCGGGCCTCGATGTATTTGCGAGTAATGATGCCAAAGAATATGACATCACTCTAGACAAACTCCTCCCCCATCCAGAAGGTGAGTATGTTCTCGGATCGTTTAGTTATTATTCTAAAAAAGACAAAAGGTTTAAGTTCAGACGGATCTTTCGTTTTGTTTTTGATTCCAAAAGTTCAGAATTTTTAAAAGAAATCCAAGACCCTTCGGAAATTTTATTTTCCATTCGCAACAACGGGGAATTTTATATTTGGGAAACAGAAGACGGTGGGAATGCAGCAAGGCTCCAAGTCCACGATAAAGAAGGAAACCATATCAATAACAAAAGGATTCCTTTTTCCAGTCCCCGTGGCCAATGGCGAGAAACTTATACCGATGCTTTTGATAATATTTATTCGGTTCGTATACGCGCAGGGGCCTTGGAAGTCTATCGTTGGATTTAA